A genomic segment from Yimella sp. cx-51 encodes:
- the groL gene encoding chaperonin GroEL (60 kDa chaperone family; promotes refolding of misfolded polypeptides especially under stressful conditions; forms two stacked rings of heptamers to form a barrel-shaped 14mer; ends can be capped by GroES; misfolded proteins enter the barrel where they are refolded when GroES binds), protein MAKLIAFDEEARRGLERGMNVLADAVKVTLGPKGRNVVLEKKWGAPTITNDGVSIAKEIELEDPYEKIGAELVKEVAKKTDDVAGDGTTTATVLAQAMVREGLRNVAAGANPMALKRGIETAVAAVSEQLLSHAKEIETKEQIAATASISAADPQVGELIAEAMDKVGKEGVITVEESNTFGLELELTEGMRFDKGYISGYFVTDTERMEAVFEDPYILIVNSKISSIKDLLPLLEKVMQSGKPLVIIAEDVEGEALSTLVVNKIRGTFKSVAVKAPGFGDRRKAMLGDIAILTGGQVISEEVGLKLETAELDMLGRARKVVVTKDETTIVEGAGDAEQIAGRVKQIRAEIDNSDSDYDREKLQERLAKLAGGVAVIKVGAATEVELKERKHRIEDAVRNAKAAVEEGIVAGGGVALLQASKDAFDSLKLDLGDEATGANIVKVAAEAPLKQIAANAGLEPGVVVEKVRSLPAGEGLNAANGEYVDMVKAGIIDPAKVTRSALQNAASIAALFLTTEAVIADKPEKAAPAMPGGDDMGGMGF, encoded by the coding sequence ATGGCAAAGTTGATTGCCTTCGATGAAGAGGCCCGTCGCGGCCTCGAGCGGGGAATGAACGTCCTCGCCGACGCCGTCAAGGTCACGCTCGGCCCCAAGGGTCGCAATGTCGTCCTGGAGAAGAAGTGGGGCGCCCCCACGATCACCAACGACGGTGTGTCCATCGCCAAGGAGATCGAGCTCGAGGACCCCTACGAGAAGATCGGCGCCGAGCTGGTCAAGGAGGTCGCCAAGAAGACCGACGACGTCGCCGGTGACGGCACGACCACCGCGACCGTCCTGGCCCAGGCCATGGTGCGCGAGGGTCTGCGCAATGTCGCAGCCGGTGCCAACCCGATGGCGCTCAAGCGCGGCATCGAGACCGCTGTCGCGGCCGTGTCGGAGCAGCTGCTCAGCCACGCCAAGGAGATCGAGACCAAGGAGCAGATCGCTGCTACCGCGTCCATCTCCGCTGCTGACCCGCAGGTCGGTGAGCTGATCGCCGAGGCCATGGACAAGGTCGGCAAGGAAGGCGTCATCACCGTCGAGGAGAGCAACACCTTCGGCCTGGAGCTCGAGCTCACCGAGGGTATGCGCTTCGACAAGGGCTACATCTCCGGCTACTTCGTCACCGACACCGAGCGCATGGAGGCGGTCTTCGAAGACCCCTACATCCTCATCGTCAACTCCAAGATCTCCTCGATCAAGGACCTCCTGCCGCTGCTGGAAAAGGTCATGCAGTCGGGCAAGCCGCTGGTGATCATCGCCGAGGACGTCGAGGGCGAAGCGCTGTCGACCCTGGTGGTCAACAAGATCCGCGGCACCTTCAAGTCGGTCGCCGTCAAGGCTCCTGGCTTCGGTGACCGTCGCAAGGCCATGCTGGGCGACATCGCCATCCTCACCGGTGGCCAGGTCATCTCCGAGGAGGTCGGCCTCAAGCTGGAGACCGCCGAACTCGACATGCTGGGCCGCGCCCGCAAGGTGGTCGTCACCAAGGACGAGACCACCATCGTCGAGGGTGCCGGCGACGCCGAGCAGATCGCCGGTCGCGTCAAGCAGATCCGCGCCGAGATCGACAACTCCGACTCCGACTACGACCGCGAGAAGCTGCAGGAGCGCCTGGCCAAGCTGGCCGGCGGCGTTGCGGTCATCAAGGTCGGTGCGGCCACCGAGGTCGAGCTCAAGGAGCGCAAGCACCGCATCGAGGACGCCGTGCGCAACGCCAAGGCTGCCGTCGAGGAGGGCATCGTCGCCGGTGGTGGCGTGGCTCTGCTGCAGGCATCCAAGGACGCTTTCGACAGCCTCAAGCTGGACCTCGGCGACGAGGCCACTGGCGCCAACATCGTCAAGGTTGCTGCCGAGGCTCCGCTGAAGCAGATCGCCGCCAACGCCGGTCTCGAGCCGGGTGTCGTGGTGGAGAAGGTGCGCAGCCTGCCCGCAGGTGAGGGTCTGAACGCCGCCAACGGTGAGTACGTCGACATGGTGAAGGCCGGCATCATCGACCCGGCCAAGGTCACCCGTTCGGCGCTGCAGAATGCAGCCTCGATCGCGGCGCTCTTCCTCACCACCGAGGCCGTCATCGCCGACAAGCCGGAGAAGGCTGCGCCGGCTATGCCGGGTGGCGACGACATGGGCGGTATGGGCTTCTGA
- a CDS encoding MarR family winged helix-turn-helix transcriptional regulator: MTPDERRTMAEQLRMVCMRISRRTRFENVEDVAPHQFSVLRWLREEPSTIGALADAECVSRPSMTRTIDGLAADGLVQRRADQDDRRRVWVELTSSGRDAVDRTRASRAAWMNERISALTEQECDVLAEATRILDKVVAR, from the coding sequence ATGACCCCGGACGAACGCCGCACGATGGCCGAACAGCTACGCATGGTCTGCATGCGGATCAGCCGTCGCACCCGTTTCGAGAACGTCGAGGACGTTGCGCCACATCAGTTCTCGGTGCTGCGTTGGCTGCGTGAGGAGCCGTCGACGATCGGCGCGCTTGCCGATGCCGAATGTGTCAGTAGGCCGTCGATGACTCGAACGATCGATGGGTTGGCCGCCGACGGTCTGGTGCAGCGTCGTGCTGACCAGGACGATCGTCGCCGGGTGTGGGTGGAACTCACCAGCTCCGGGCGGGACGCCGTCGACCGCACCAGGGCGTCGCGGGCGGCCTGGATGAACGAGCGGATCTCGGCGCTCACCGAGCAGGAATGCGACGTGCTGGCCGAGGCGACGAGGATCCTCGACAAGGTGGTGGCGCGATGA
- a CDS encoding C40 family peptidase, translating to MSHIAIHSRAKKVALATLAAVVISTGLSAPAQAEGAAVGAHFTTTDPVLLAQMGAPLAHEQEVTAAGQTGWTQTFENGTLYASSFGTYPVFNDAKAVFVGRGAIAGVGWPTSSPALTSGDGITGTTQSFSIYPTMRETGRILAHTGGIAVVKGHPYVEVRDKGLNFTGWPLENEVYHFVGGQVGWQQKFTRGLVSLIKDTPTPYHVQGDLYKRFVATGDVAVNGWPTSTYQWLTRCGYWTQHFTKAGLFGADDRWCPVSTNAQPTQAQPAAGAGYTLFSGYNGTAVYFAQRALRMSPSVTTKLGPATQSALKSFKVRKGLPNTAVIDTATWNALKTGMPFSTSTWSKWSDVPTNANAQQRIQAMVNYAKAQIGKPYMWGGTGNSGNPVGFDCSGLMLQAARAAGVKFTQVSNWYDVYAASDLSNKMFHSTELQRVNSSELRVGDWVFYGDTENGVLRSRHVALYIGNGQAVQATQATVLINGKSVTKNMVEVYPVSYTSGYNRIIGVRRPIANTGASAGIPALSAMAPKMAPSNTTTVAPVQSPTMFIDNVPWAPVTVKISAGKVNATSAQITGSGVIAAVGTGQSFAVPAGAKVLFIGGGWVVGASTGTSVTVPAGATQVLVVDAGKVAGVGIDSKVEYRK from the coding sequence ATGAGCCACATCGCTATCCATTCGCGCGCCAAGAAGGTTGCGCTCGCCACACTCGCAGCAGTTGTCATCTCAACCGGTCTGTCAGCGCCCGCTCAGGCCGAAGGCGCCGCGGTCGGCGCTCACTTCACCACCACTGACCCAGTGCTGCTGGCCCAGATGGGCGCTCCGCTTGCGCACGAGCAGGAAGTCACCGCTGCCGGTCAGACCGGTTGGACGCAGACCTTCGAGAACGGCACGCTGTACGCCTCCAGCTTCGGCACCTACCCGGTGTTCAACGACGCCAAGGCCGTATTCGTCGGCCGTGGCGCCATCGCCGGAGTCGGTTGGCCCACCAGCTCGCCCGCCCTCACAAGCGGTGACGGCATCACCGGCACCACGCAGTCGTTCTCGATCTACCCGACCATGCGCGAGACCGGCCGCATCCTCGCTCATACCGGCGGCATCGCTGTGGTGAAGGGCCACCCGTACGTCGAGGTGCGTGACAAGGGTTTGAACTTCACCGGATGGCCGCTGGAGAACGAGGTGTACCACTTCGTCGGCGGTCAGGTCGGGTGGCAGCAGAAGTTCACGCGGGGCTTGGTGTCGCTCATCAAGGACACGCCTACCCCGTACCACGTGCAGGGCGACCTCTACAAGCGTTTCGTTGCCACCGGGGACGTTGCGGTCAATGGCTGGCCGACGAGCACGTATCAGTGGCTCACCAGATGTGGCTATTGGACCCAACACTTCACCAAGGCCGGACTTTTCGGGGCCGACGACCGCTGGTGCCCGGTTTCGACCAACGCGCAGCCCACCCAGGCACAGCCGGCTGCGGGCGCTGGCTACACCCTCTTTTCGGGCTACAACGGCACGGCAGTGTACTTCGCGCAGCGGGCGCTTCGGATGAGTCCGAGCGTCACCACGAAACTCGGACCTGCGACGCAGAGCGCGCTGAAATCTTTCAAGGTGCGCAAGGGGCTACCGAACACCGCGGTGATTGACACCGCCACCTGGAATGCTTTGAAAACGGGCATGCCGTTCAGTACGTCGACGTGGTCCAAGTGGTCCGACGTTCCGACCAATGCCAACGCACAGCAGCGGATCCAGGCCATGGTCAACTACGCCAAGGCTCAGATCGGCAAGCCGTACATGTGGGGCGGAACGGGCAACTCGGGCAACCCGGTCGGATTCGACTGCTCGGGCCTGATGCTCCAGGCCGCTCGCGCCGCCGGGGTGAAGTTCACCCAGGTCTCCAACTGGTACGACGTCTACGCCGCTTCGGACCTCAGCAACAAGATGTTCCACTCCACCGAACTGCAGCGGGTGAACTCCTCGGAGCTACGCGTCGGCGACTGGGTCTTCTACGGCGACACCGAGAACGGCGTCCTTCGTTCCCGCCACGTCGCCCTTTACATCGGCAACGGCCAGGCTGTGCAGGCAACGCAGGCGACCGTATTGATCAATGGCAAATCGGTCACGAAGAACATGGTGGAGGTGTACCCGGTTTCGTATACCTCGGGGTACAACAGGATCATCGGAGTACGCCGGCCCATCGCCAATACCGGAGCGTCTGCGGGTATCCCGGCACTGTCCGCCATGGCGCCGAAGATGGCTCCCAGCAACACCACCACGGTGGCGCCCGTGCAGTCGCCCACGATGTTCATCGACAACGTGCCGTGGGCGCCGGTCACGGTCAAGATCAGTGCCGGCAAGGTCAACGCAACGAGCGCACAGATCACCGGCTCGGGCGTCATCGCCGCTGTCGGCACAGGGCAGTCGTTCGCAGTGCCGGCAGGCGCCAAGGTGCTGTTCATCGGCGGCGGCTGGGTCGTGGGAGCTTCCACCGGCACGTCAGTGACGGTGCCCGCGGGCGCAACCCAGGTGCTGGTCGTCGACGCTGGCAAGGTTGCCGGTGTTGGTATCGACTCCAAGGTCGAATACCGCAAGTGA
- a CDS encoding WXG100 family type VII secretion target, protein MANPGQYTVNAGDIAQHANDVRIIAGQIQGSMDTMRRKLEALQGTWTGAAAGQYATLHADWQRNQGAVRTTLTQIGLALNGASRAYSTTETDVRNSFTPK, encoded by the coding sequence GTGGCCAATCCGGGTCAGTACACCGTCAATGCCGGCGACATCGCCCAGCACGCCAACGACGTACGCATCATCGCCGGACAGATCCAGGGCTCGATGGACACCATGCGGCGCAAACTCGAAGCGCTGCAGGGCACGTGGACCGGCGCCGCCGCCGGTCAGTACGCAACCCTGCACGCCGACTGGCAGCGCAATCAGGGAGCAGTGCGCACCACGCTCACCCAGATCGGACTCGCCCTCAATGGGGCGAGCCGTGCGTACTCCACCACCGAGACGGACGTCCGCAACTCCTTCACGCCCAAATAG
- the pepN gene encoding aminopeptidase N has translation MASNLNLTRQECAARGDQLDVRSYRVALDLTGAPDDAKTFRSETTVVFDSTGDSTWLDLVADYVEEITINGETVAPFSYDGARVLLHDLTIGSNIVTVVAHCYYSRTGEGLHRFTDPEDDSTYLYTHCEPTDARRVFACFEQPDLKGEFTFEVTAPTGWVVRSNQPEVQASARGEHSVHTFAPTPPLSTYLIALIAGPYASVEDEWSVERADGTTQRIALTALCRRGMREHLEHEEIFEITKAGFSFYDSAFGYPFPWGLDPKDDAGHQVAKYDQVFVPEYNIGAMENPGLVTFKESYLFRGGATAIQRTSRSEVILHEMAHMWFGDLVTPKWWDDLWLKESFADLMGYQVSQEQTRFDQAWLQFATSRKLWAYAHDQLPTTHPVIARIDDLEAARQNFDGITYAKGASVLRQLQAIVGTDAFFAGSRDYFRDHAFGAATFNDLLTALQPHTEHDLHAWADLWLRTTTPTELTAHVSRGEDGSITELVVRQACTDRITGEEVVRPHAFRVAGYMVDGDRLTRFFAAELTLTGTQAELTEALGKRADLVVLNSGDLTYAICRLDDHSRETAAKYASTIEDDLDRGAVWTALWNLTRDGIVPAAEFVAAFSSQAPTEPNSMLLRIFAGQLKTAIGRYLPANERPQAWTQVAQLADAALSSAPAGSDLQRTWAEITAELGAHTDATTQSMRGLAGGTTPDGLELTDELRWQLATALVRRGVWHESDVDAVLAQDDTLIGRTHALTARAAAPAHAGQTWRRLVEDDLTNDEQRALLAGWALTGSGVEFSSDYLGLLDTVWTDRAQTMAQRLVIELFPTIDDNEAGREALAAVQRWYDEHPQAPAALRRVVLEQIDQAQRALRAQRAQKD, from the coding sequence GTGGCCTCCAACCTGAACCTCACTCGCCAGGAATGCGCCGCTCGCGGCGACCAACTCGACGTGCGCAGCTACCGCGTGGCGCTCGACCTCACCGGCGCACCCGATGACGCCAAGACCTTCCGTTCGGAGACGACGGTCGTCTTCGACTCGACCGGCGACTCCACCTGGCTCGATCTTGTGGCCGACTACGTCGAAGAGATCACGATCAACGGCGAGACGGTTGCGCCCTTCTCCTACGACGGTGCACGAGTCTTGTTGCACGACTTGACGATTGGCTCCAACATCGTGACCGTCGTCGCGCACTGCTACTACAGCCGCACCGGTGAGGGCCTGCACCGGTTCACCGACCCCGAGGACGACTCGACCTATCTCTACACCCACTGCGAGCCGACCGACGCCCGCCGGGTGTTCGCCTGCTTCGAGCAGCCCGACCTCAAGGGCGAGTTCACCTTCGAGGTCACCGCGCCGACCGGCTGGGTGGTGCGCTCCAACCAGCCTGAGGTGCAGGCAAGCGCGAGGGGTGAGCACAGCGTGCATACCTTCGCGCCCACGCCTCCGCTGTCGACCTACCTGATCGCACTCATCGCGGGCCCGTACGCATCGGTGGAGGACGAATGGAGCGTCGAACGCGCCGACGGCACCACCCAACGGATCGCGCTGACTGCGCTCTGTCGGCGCGGCATGCGCGAGCACCTGGAGCACGAGGAGATCTTCGAGATCACCAAGGCCGGGTTCAGCTTCTACGACAGCGCCTTCGGCTATCCCTTCCCGTGGGGTCTTGACCCGAAGGACGACGCGGGCCACCAGGTCGCGAAGTACGACCAGGTGTTCGTGCCGGAGTACAACATCGGCGCCATGGAGAACCCCGGCCTGGTGACCTTCAAGGAGAGCTATCTCTTCCGCGGCGGCGCCACAGCCATCCAGCGCACGTCCCGGTCGGAGGTGATACTGCACGAGATGGCGCACATGTGGTTCGGCGACCTGGTGACGCCGAAGTGGTGGGACGACCTGTGGTTGAAGGAGTCGTTCGCCGACCTCATGGGCTACCAGGTCAGCCAGGAGCAGACCCGTTTCGACCAGGCGTGGTTGCAGTTCGCGACCAGCCGCAAGCTGTGGGCCTACGCCCATGACCAGTTGCCGACGACGCACCCGGTGATCGCCCGGATCGACGATCTGGAAGCGGCGCGGCAGAACTTCGACGGCATCACCTACGCCAAGGGCGCCTCCGTGCTGCGCCAGCTACAGGCCATCGTCGGCACGGACGCCTTCTTCGCGGGATCGCGTGATTACTTCCGCGACCACGCCTTCGGTGCGGCGACCTTCAACGACCTGCTCACCGCGCTGCAGCCGCACACCGAGCACGACCTGCACGCGTGGGCCGATCTGTGGCTGCGCACCACCACCCCGACCGAGCTCACTGCGCATGTGTCACGCGGAGAGGACGGCAGCATCACCGAACTCGTTGTGCGCCAGGCCTGCACCGATCGCATCACCGGCGAGGAGGTCGTCCGGCCGCATGCCTTCCGTGTTGCGGGCTACATGGTGGACGGTGACCGCCTGACGCGCTTCTTCGCGGCGGAGCTCACCCTCACCGGGACCCAGGCCGAACTGACCGAGGCGCTCGGCAAGCGAGCCGACCTGGTCGTGCTCAACTCCGGCGACCTCACCTACGCCATCTGCCGCCTCGACGACCACTCGCGCGAAACCGCCGCGAAGTACGCGTCCACCATCGAGGACGACCTCGACCGCGGCGCAGTGTGGACCGCGCTGTGGAACCTCACCCGCGATGGCATCGTGCCCGCTGCGGAGTTCGTCGCGGCATTCAGCTCGCAGGCTCCGACCGAACCCAACTCGATGCTGCTGCGCATCTTCGCCGGGCAGCTCAAGACAGCGATCGGGCGCTACCTGCCCGCCAACGAGCGTCCGCAGGCGTGGACGCAGGTCGCGCAGCTCGCCGATGCTGCGCTGTCCTCGGCGCCCGCTGGCTCGGACCTGCAACGCACCTGGGCAGAGATCACCGCCGAGCTCGGTGCACACACCGACGCGACGACGCAGTCGATGCGCGGACTGGCTGGTGGCACCACGCCGGACGGCCTGGAGCTCACCGACGAGCTGCGCTGGCAGCTGGCCACTGCGCTCGTGCGACGCGGCGTCTGGCACGAGAGCGACGTCGATGCAGTCTTGGCGCAGGACGACACCCTCATCGGACGCACTCATGCCCTCACCGCACGGGCCGCCGCACCGGCGCACGCCGGGCAGACGTGGCGCCGACTGGTGGAGGACGACCTCACCAACGACGAGCAGCGCGCGTTGCTGGCCGGCTGGGCGCTCACCGGCTCGGGCGTCGAATTCAGCAGCGACTACCTGGGCTTGCTCGACACCGTCTGGACCGACCGGGCGCAAACCATGGCCCAGCGTCTGGTGATCGAACTCTTCCCGACGATCGATGACAACGAGGCCGGTCGCGAGGCACTCGCCGCGGTGCAGCGTTGGTACGACGAGCACCCGCAGGCACCGGCAGCGCTGCGCCGGGTGGTGCTGGAGCAGATCGACCAAGCGCAGCGAGCGCTCCGCGCCCAGCGAGCCCAGAAGGACTGA
- a CDS encoding S1C family serine protease codes for MPADRPHDPSNPSGSDADITGPLPAPGERPQYGAGQPSGGDRTRAFAMPGATGAPGPGQPPNAPRNDPWATPSGGPAPMYADQSFAPPAASPQRRNRSAPWIAVPVAAVLAAGLASGTTYALTDRDTTPSSSTTTKVVQANPADFKDGSGVNWAATASKVTDSVVSITVGSAEGSSGGEGSGVVLDTKGNIVTNNHVAGAASGSQINVTLSNNLTYKAKLVGADPATDLAVIRLEKPPNGLKPVALGEDAALLVGQPVMAIGNPLGYAGTVTTGIISALNRPVTAGTSSGSGSATTNAIQTSAPINPGNSGGALVNASGQLIGINSSIASLGGSSGSSQSGNIGIGFAIPVSVVKSITSQLVSKGSVTHAQLGVKASTGSVQIGDASETAAKVAEVVPNSAAARAGVKVGDAIIAADGRPIVSSEALVGYVRAKTVGDKVELTIVRDGEQKKIMVSLGKADS; via the coding sequence ATGCCGGCAGATCGGCCGCACGACCCGTCCAACCCTTCGGGGTCCGACGCAGACATCACCGGACCCCTCCCCGCACCGGGAGAACGACCGCAGTACGGCGCTGGACAGCCCTCCGGCGGCGACCGGACGCGGGCCTTTGCCATGCCCGGAGCCACCGGTGCACCCGGCCCGGGTCAGCCCCCGAACGCGCCTCGCAACGACCCGTGGGCGACGCCGTCCGGCGGCCCGGCCCCGATGTACGCCGACCAGTCGTTCGCGCCGCCCGCCGCTTCGCCGCAGCGCCGCAACAGAAGTGCACCGTGGATTGCAGTGCCCGTCGCTGCCGTGCTGGCCGCGGGTCTTGCCAGCGGCACGACGTACGCGTTGACCGATCGCGACACGACCCCGAGTTCGTCGACCACCACCAAGGTCGTCCAGGCCAACCCGGCCGACTTCAAGGACGGCAGCGGGGTCAACTGGGCCGCGACCGCGAGCAAGGTGACCGACAGCGTCGTCTCGATCACGGTGGGGTCGGCAGAGGGATCCAGCGGTGGTGAAGGGTCTGGCGTCGTGCTCGACACCAAGGGCAACATCGTGACCAACAACCACGTCGCAGGGGCCGCCTCCGGCTCGCAGATCAATGTCACGTTGTCTAACAACCTCACCTACAAGGCCAAGCTCGTCGGGGCCGACCCCGCCACCGACCTCGCGGTGATCCGGCTGGAGAAGCCGCCGAACGGCCTCAAGCCGGTCGCACTTGGTGAGGACGCAGCGCTGCTGGTGGGCCAACCGGTGATGGCGATAGGCAACCCACTGGGTTACGCAGGCACCGTGACCACCGGCATCATCAGCGCGCTGAACCGGCCCGTCACGGCCGGCACCTCCAGTGGCTCCGGGAGCGCGACCACCAACGCGATCCAGACCAGTGCACCCATCAACCCGGGCAACTCCGGCGGGGCGCTCGTCAATGCCTCCGGCCAGCTGATCGGCATCAACTCCTCGATCGCCTCGTTGGGCGGCTCGTCCGGCTCGTCCCAGTCGGGCAACATCGGCATCGGCTTCGCCATCCCGGTGTCCGTCGTCAAGTCGATCACCTCGCAGCTGGTCAGCAAGGGCTCGGTCACCCACGCCCAACTCGGTGTGAAGGCGAGCACCGGCTCGGTGCAGATCGGCGACGCCTCGGAGACCGCCGCGAAGGTGGCCGAAGTCGTCCCGAATTCAGCGGCCGCCCGGGCCGGCGTGAAGGTGGGCGACGCGATCATCGCCGCGGACGGCCGCCCCATCGTCTCCTCCGAGGCACTGGTCGGATATGTGCGCGCCAAGACCGTCGGCGACAAGGTCGAACTCACCATCGTCCGTGACGGCGAGCAGAAGAAGATCATGGTCTCGCTGGGCAAGGCCGATTCATAA
- a CDS encoding DNA alkylation repair protein: protein MSADAAQLVAAVRAALADAGDPERAAAQQKYMKSSMPYYGISASALRALLKQPLSEHRLAEVAEWQRAIRTLWDEASHREHWYAALAVARHRYYKVWRTDLKSLPLYEHLVRAGCWWDVCDETASHLIAPLLDAHRGTIEPVMRQWSRDPELWIRRVAVQSQLSLKADTDPALLGELIVPNLGVTTFWMRKAIGWSLREYSKVDPEWVRDFVAEHEARLSGLSRREALRLIDR, encoded by the coding sequence ATGAGTGCGGACGCCGCGCAGCTCGTCGCGGCCGTGCGAGCTGCTCTGGCAGATGCAGGCGATCCCGAGCGGGCTGCCGCACAACAGAAGTACATGAAGTCGTCGATGCCCTACTACGGCATCAGCGCGTCCGCGTTGCGCGCACTTCTCAAGCAGCCGCTTTCCGAGCACCGACTGGCCGAAGTAGCCGAGTGGCAACGGGCCATTCGTACGCTCTGGGACGAGGCATCGCACCGCGAGCACTGGTACGCCGCGCTCGCCGTGGCGCGGCATCGCTACTACAAGGTGTGGCGCACCGACCTGAAGTCGCTGCCGCTCTACGAACACCTCGTCCGCGCCGGATGCTGGTGGGATGTCTGCGACGAGACCGCCAGTCACCTGATCGCACCGTTGCTCGACGCGCACCGAGGCACGATCGAACCGGTGATGCGGCAGTGGTCGCGCGACCCCGAACTCTGGATCCGCCGAGTCGCCGTACAGTCACAACTGAGCCTCAAGGCTGACACCGACCCGGCGCTGCTCGGTGAGCTCATCGTCCCCAATCTGGGCGTCACCACTTTCTGGATGCGCAAGGCGATCGGATGGTCGTTGCGCGAGTACTCCAAGGTCGACCCGGAGTGGGTGCGTGATTTCGTTGCTGAGCACGAGGCACGGCTTTCGGGGCTGAGCCGGCGAGAGGCACTTCGGCTGATCGACCGCTGA
- a CDS encoding MFS transporter — MSPTFASLSIYNYRVYAAGALISNIGTWMGRVAQDWLVLTELTDHDATALGIVTGLQFAPVVLLAPLAGAFADRFDKRRLLVLSQTSLALTAAILAALVITDSAQLWHVYVLAGLQGVATALDNPTRQAFVSEMVPPDKLSNAVGLNSASFNGARLIGPAVAGLLIAAVGTGITLAVNAISFVTVLFALASMRGGELTRPPRGKGRGGVREGLAYVRGRSDIKLLMFIVFMLGTFGMNFQITIALMSTSVFHKGASEYGVLGSVMAIGSLSAALMTARRPRPRLRVLFTALIGFTVFSTAAALAPSFWVFGLMLIPTGWCALTVVTTANSAVQLAVTPQMRGRVMALYMAIFLGGTPLGAPMIGWIGSAYGARWTILVGSLAVGLATGAAILYVMRTDELTVTLERHPWHLEVVSARQAADALTPEQVR; from the coding sequence ATGAGCCCCACCTTCGCCTCGCTCTCGATCTACAACTACCGGGTGTACGCCGCAGGTGCCCTGATCTCCAACATCGGCACCTGGATGGGGCGGGTGGCCCAGGACTGGCTGGTGCTCACCGAACTCACCGATCACGACGCGACCGCACTCGGCATCGTCACCGGTCTGCAGTTCGCGCCAGTCGTCCTGCTGGCCCCGCTGGCCGGAGCCTTCGCCGATCGCTTCGACAAGCGTCGCCTCCTGGTGCTCTCGCAGACCTCGCTGGCGCTCACGGCGGCGATCCTGGCCGCGCTGGTGATCACCGACTCGGCGCAGTTGTGGCACGTGTACGTGCTGGCCGGCCTGCAAGGAGTTGCCACCGCGCTCGACAACCCCACCCGTCAGGCCTTCGTCTCCGAGATGGTGCCGCCAGACAAGCTGTCGAACGCGGTAGGGCTCAACAGTGCGTCCTTCAACGGTGCGCGTCTCATCGGGCCGGCCGTCGCCGGTCTGCTGATCGCGGCCGTCGGCACGGGTATCACGTTGGCCGTCAACGCAATCAGCTTCGTGACCGTCCTCTTTGCGCTGGCCAGCATGCGTGGTGGCGAGCTCACCCGTCCACCGCGCGGCAAGGGTCGCGGCGGCGTGCGAGAGGGGCTGGCCTATGTGCGTGGACGCAGCGACATCAAGCTGCTGATGTTCATTGTGTTCATGCTCGGCACCTTCGGCATGAACTTCCAGATCACCATCGCGCTGATGTCGACCTCCGTCTTCCACAAGGGCGCCAGTGAGTACGGTGTTCTCGGCTCGGTGATGGCGATCGGCTCGTTGTCGGCGGCGCTGATGACCGCCCGGCGTCCGCGTCCTCGACTGCGGGTGCTGTTCACCGCGCTGATCGGCTTCACCGTCTTCTCGACCGCCGCTGCCCTCGCGCCGTCGTTCTGGGTGTTCGGCCTGATGTTGATTCCGACCGGCTGGTGCGCACTCACCGTCGTGACCACCGCCAACTCAGCGGTCCAACTCGCCGTGACCCCGCAGATGCGCGGACGCGTGATGGCGCTCTACATGGCGATCTTCCTCGGTGGCACGCCGCTGGGCGCCCCGATGATCGGGTGGATCGGTTCGGCCTACGGAGCCCGATGGACGATCCTGGTCGGGAGCCTCGCTGTGGGCCTCGCCACCGGTGCTGCGATTCTTTATGTCATGCGCACCGATGAACTCACGGTCACCCTTGAGCGGCACCCCTGGCATCTCGAGGTCGTGTCGGCTCGCCAGGCCGCCGACGCCCTGACTCCCGAGCAGGTGCGCTGA